In Paenibacillus sonchi, the genomic stretch CTTCGCTGGTCGCCGTTCATCTCGCCTGCCAGTCCATCCGCCGCGGAGAGTGCGGAATGGCATTTGCCGGGGGAGTAAAGGTGCAATTGCAGCCCTTTGAACAATCGAGCACCGGCATTGGCATCGTCTCCTCCGGGTTCAGAACGAGAACCTTTGATCAGAATGCCGATGGAACCGGCCTTGGGGAAGGTGCGGGAGTCGTTCTGCTGAAGGATGCCCGGCAGGCGATACAGGATGGAGACCATATTTATGCCCTCATCAAAGGAAGTGCAGTCAATCAGGATGGACAATCGATTGGCATTACCGCGCCTAACTCCAAAGCCCAGGAGGAGCTGATTATCCGGGCATGGAAGGATGCGGAGGTTCATCCGGAGACCATTTCTTTGATTGAGGCCCATGGGACGGCAACCCGCTTGGGTGACCCTGTGGAGATTGACGGAATTACAAGGGCTTTTGACAGATACACGAGAAAAAAACAGTTTTGCGCGATTGGCTCCATCAAAACGAATATCGGACATTTGGACCATGCGGCAGGGATCTCCGGATTGCTGAAATGTATTCTTGCCTTGCAGCATGAGACATTGCCGCCGACGATACATTTCCAATCCCCGAACCCGAATATCAGTTTCCCCGATTCCCCGGTCTACGTGAATGATGCGGTGCGCGCCTGGGAGAGCGGTGAGCATCCCCGAAGATGCGGGATCAATTCCTTCGGGTTAAGCGGGACGAACTGCCATATGATCCTGGAGCAATACAAAGAGACAGCGGCGGTTGAGCGTGCAGGGAACCGCAGCGCAGACCGCTGGAACATGTTGACGTTATCTGCCAAGAACAGTGATGTGCTGCGCAGGCTCGTCTCTGAGTATCACCAATTCATCAATCAGTCAGAGGCGGTTGATCTGGACAACTTGTGCTATACGGCGAATGCCGGCCGGGACCATCATGTGCATAAGGCGGCAATCGTGTTCAGAAACCGAATGGATTTGCTTGAGAAGCTCCAGTCGCTTAAGCAAGCGGGAGCAGAGAAGATCTCCATGGAACATGTCTATGTGCGTCTGGGCCATGAACAGGCTAACGCCAAAATCCCGGGTTCCTCTCCTGATATACAGGGGATCGTCCAGAAGATGAGGGCTGCAGTTGATCAGCACCGCGGCTCACTTCTGCAGCAGCTGGCACAGTTGTATGTACAGGGGGAAGCGATTCCTTGGCAAAGCTTGTATGCGGACGGACGCTATCAGCTAATCAGCTTGCCTGCCTATCCGTTTCAGGAAACGCGCTGCTGGATCGAACCCAAAGCGTATATGCCAAAGACGGGACCGCTTGCCGGTCAATGTCTGGTCCGCAGCAACGGGGTAGAAATTTATGAAGCCCGGTTCTCCTGCGATACCCACTGGGTTGTGGCTGAACATAAAATCATGGACCATTATGTGCTGCCCGGAACCGCTTATCTGGAGCTCGCCGCTCAAATCCTGAAGCAAACTGTTCCTGAACAGGGCGGGCTTATCATGGAGAATTTCATGTTCCTGCAGCCGCTGCAGATGAAGGAGCATGAACAAAAGAGTGTCCACATTGTGCTGACTAAGCAAAAGTCAGGGACCGATGTGATGGTTACCTCCCTTTCCGGGGAGCTGCCGGATGAATGGGTGGTTCACTGTAAAGGAAAAGTGAGCATCCTGCACAGGGAGGAGCCAAAGAGGCGGATTGCCCTCCCGGAGGTTCTGCAGGAATCGAAGAGACAATCCGTTGCCGGCTATAAACCCGGAGCAGAGGCTCCGGTCCAGACCGGCCCTCATTGGGAGTGCATGAAAGAGATTTATGTGGAGCCTGACCGCATCGCCGCCTTTTTTGAACTGCCGGCTCCTTTTGCCGCAGAAGTCCACGCCTATACCATGCATCCGTCCTTGCTGGATTGTGCTGTTAATATTCCCATCAGCCAGATTCGTGACGGGTTATTTTTGCCGTTTGCTTATAAGCGGATCAAGTTTTATGGCAGCATGCCGCACAGATTTTACAGCATGCTGCAGATGAAAAATAACCAGACCACAGAGCTGCAAGAAACGGTTTCATTCGATATCGTGCTGTTCGATGAAGCCGGGGATGTCTTTGCAGAGATTGAAGAATATTCGTTGAAACGGGTGCATATCGAAGCATTCTCTTCCGCTCCGGTATTGCCCAAAGGAATGTTCCACCGGCTGGGGTGGGAGCGTTCGCCGCTTCATGAACGGGAGCAAGCTGAGGGCAGTATGCCGCTTACGCTTGTTTTTGCCGGACAAGATCCGCTTTCCCATAGGTTTTTGGCTGCTTTGCAAGAGAGAGACATACCGTTTATTTCGGTAGTTATGGGTGAGCGCTTCAACAAACAGGATGATCATCATTACCGGATCAGCGGGAGCCAACAGGATTTTGACCGGTTGTGCGGGGAGATCCAGACAAGGGGGGTGCAGCGGATTCTCCACTGCTTCTCTTGGAGTCCTAGTCCTTCTCTTTCAGGCAGCGATGTAGAGCAGGAGATGAACAAGGGGCTGTTCAGTCTTTTTTATCTGACCAAAAGCCTGGTTGCCCATAATATCCGGGAGAAAATCGATCTCGTCCTCATTGCTGATTCGGCGTATCAGGTTACACAGAACGAGCCTTCGCTGAACCCGATGCACAGCGCCTTCTACCATCTCGGCAAGGTGGTCAGCAGCGAATACGCCCATCTGCGCTGCCGCTGTATTGATCTGGACCCCGAAACGGAGGTCACTGCGCTTCTGGCTGAGCTGGACAACCTGCCTGACCATTACGTAACCGCATATAGAAAAGGCGAACGGTACGGCCAAAGGATGATGGAGCTTCCGCTGTCCAATCCGCTGCCTCAAGAGCTGATTCTGTCCGGCTCGGGATGTTATCTGATCACGGGCGGAACAGGCGGCCTGGGGCTGTCCACCGCAGCTCATCTCGCGCATAAGAAACCGGTCAATCTGGTACTGGTCAGCCGCTCCGGCTTCCCGGATGAAGCGGAATGGGAGGAGATTCTTCAAGAAGGAGAAGCGCATGAGGTTATACGGCGGATCAAAATCCTGCAGCAGATCCAAAAGAACGGCAGTACATATACGTTCTATAGAGCAGACATTTCACGCAGAACCGAACTGGAAAATGTGCTGCAGGATGTACGAAGCAGGTTTGGCAGCATTAATGGCGTAGTGCATGCCGCCGGAGTAGCCGGAGATCAATTCTTGTTCAATAGGGAGGAACAGCGCTTCCGCGAGGTTATTCAATCCAAAATCGCAGGCAGCATCTATCTGGCGGAATTGATTACAGAACCTCTGGAATTTTTTGTTTGCTATTCTTCCGTGTCCTCGCTGGAGGGCACACCCGGACAAGGGGATTATGTGGCGGCCAACGGCTTTCTGGATAGCTTTGTTTACAGTCTGCCCGCCAATCAAAACGGCATCACGCTCAACTGGGCACCTTGGGCAGAGATTGGCATGGCCTATGATTATGGAACGTTCAATCAAGAGCTGATCTTCAATTTGCTGCCTACTCGCGTGGCGATGTCCGCATTTGACGCTGCCTTGGCTTCAGGCGAGAAGCAGGTGGTGATCGGAACCATCAACAAAGAAAATGCGGTGAAGAATTTCCGCAGCAGCTTCTTTTATGAGGGCAATAACCTGCTGATGAATTACGTGGAACCGCAACTTGTTGTTCAGACCGCCCCCTCTGCCAAAGCATCCGCCGGCCTGCCGGAAGGAAGAACCAGTAACCGCTCGCTGCAGTCCATAAAAGAGCTGATCCGCCAGTTGTGGGTGACCCTGCTGGAATCAGAATCCATTGGGCTGGACGATGCTTTTACCTCTATTGGCGGCAATTCGATCTTTGCTGTGTATTTGCTGCAGGAACTCGAAAAAGCTTTTCCAGGCATGCTGGGAATCTCGGATATTTTTACGTATCCCACAATTAACAAGATGGCTGAATATGTATATTCCAGAATGGAGCAAGCTCAACCTTCTTCATCCGCTAAAGCGAATCCTAGCCAGGAGGAAGAGGATCACAACCTTGACCAGATATTACATCGCTTAGCCAATGGCGAATTGGATGTAGATGAGGTTGAGCGATTGCTGGGAGAAGACGAATGAAGGAAACCAAAAAGTACATTTATCAGCAGATCAAGGATCAGCAGTTATCCGTCGACAAGTCCAAGGTTATTCTAAAAGAAATCAAACAGGCGGGCGTGAAGAAGCAGCATAAGGACATTGCGGTCATCGGGATGGCAGGGCGCTTTCCGGGGGCTTCCAATGTGGATGAATACTGGAATAATCTGTTGAATGAGGTTGATTGCATCGGCGATTTCCCCGAGGGCAGACAAAAGGGCGTCGAAGGTTTCATCCAGAAGAGTGTGCCAGGCTCGCTCCAGAAGATCACGTATGAAAAAGGCGGATATTTGGAGCAGATCGATCAGTTCGATTCCGGGTACTTCAAAATTTCCAACAAAGAATCGGAAATGATGGACCCTATCCAGCGGCTGCTGCTGACCACAGTTATGGAGAGCATTGAAGATGCCGGGTATGGCGGCAGCCGGATGGTATCCACCAGAACGGGAGTGTTTATCGGAAGAGATCATACGGTAGGGAACATGTACACACACTTGCTGGATCAGACGGATGAGCTTGCTCTAACCGGGTCTTATACGGGGATATTGTCCAGCCGCATCTCTTATTTCCTGGATCTGAAGGGTCCGAGCATCGTCTTGGATTCGGCTTGTTCATCCGGACTGTTGGCCATACATGATGCCTGCCAGGCGATCCGGAACAACGAGTGCGACATGGCGATTGCAGGCGGAGTCTGTCTGGTTTTTTTTCCTATGAAAAATCCGGCGTTTGGTTTGGTGGAATCCAAGCTGCAGTTGTTGAAGCCGTTTGATAAACAGGCGGATGGAACCTTGTGGGGAGAAGGAATCGGATCATTGCTGCTGAAGCCGCTGGATAAAGCGATTGAGGACCGCGATCCTATCCATGCGGTGATCAAAGGGAGCGCTGTGAATAACGACGGCAGGTCCAACGGGCTTACGGCACCCAATGCGCTTGCACAAGAAGAGCTGTTCACACAAGCTTGGATAAATGCGGAGATTGCGCCTGAAACCATCGGTTTTTATGAAGCGCATGGGACCGGTACCGTTCTTGGAGACCCGATTGAGGTCCAGTCGCTCAGCAATGCTTTCCGAAAATACACCTCTAAAAAACAGTTCTGCGGCATCGGCTCCGTGAAATCGAATATTGGCCATTTGGCGGCGGCTTCGGGAATTGCCTCGGTGATGAAAGCCATTCTGTCACTCAAGCATCAGAAACTCGTCAGCACTCTGCATTTTGATGATCCCAATCCGTTTATCGACTTTGTAGGCTCCCCGGTCTACATGGTCAATAAGCTGCAAGAGTGGAAGCGGGCGCAGGAGGACATTCCGCTGCGGGCAGGGATCAGCTCTTTCGGCTTCAGCGGGACGAATCTCCACCTCGTGCTGGAGGAAGCTCCGGTCAGCCCAAAACATGCTCCGGCAAGCTGCCCGTATCATATCTTTACGGTTTCAGCCAAAGAGAAAACGGTCCTTGCCGAGTGGGTGTCCCGTTATCTGCAGCATATGCAGCGCGCCGGGGATATGGAGCTGGCGGACCTTTGTTACACCGCTGCGACAGGAAGAGGGCATTATGCGTACCGGCTGGCTCTAATCGTCCAGGATATACAGGAGTTGCAGGAAAAATTGTATCGCATCATCCAGGAGCATCCAATAGCCGGACACACGGGCGACGGGATATATTACGGCGAATTCAAAATTGTCCCGGAAAGCAAAAAGGACAAAAGCACCGGGGAGATAACCGAGTCCGGCTTGAATCTCTTGCATGAACAGGCACGTGCAGCGCTTATGGCTTATTCCGGTCAGGATATTCAGGCAGTTTCGGACATTTGCGGCCTGTACGTTCAAGGAGCCGAGATCGATTGGGAAGTTTGGTACCAGCCCGGCGGGTACCAGCGGATTCCACTTCCTGTGTATCCGTTCCAAAAGACAAGCTTTTGGCCGCAGGCAGACCATTCGCCACGAATCCGCACGCTCCTGTCTCCTTCAAGTGAAGGTTTACCCGGCCGCAAAGTATTGGAAACCTATCAGCAATCGGTTTATGAAGTTGAGCTGCGGGTGGAAGAACAATGGCTGCTGCGGGAGCATCTGATGATGGGATTCCATATCGTACCGGCGGCGGGACTGATTGAATGGGCCCGGCAGACCGGCCGCAGCCATGTTGGAGACCTTGCGTTCAGCCTGCAGGATTTTCGTTTTATTAACCCCCTGATTGTCGGTGAGCGCGAAGGGTATCAAGTCCATACGCTGGTAGAAAAACAGGACAGCCAGTTCCGGCTGCAAATCGCCAGCCGCGCCATCCCCGGCAATGCGGGGAGCAATAATGAGTGGAGCCTGAATGCCGAAGGGAAAATCGCACCTTTCAAGCACGCCGGGGCTGCCAGAGTAGATATTCAACAGCTCCTGGAAAATAACGAGTGGGAGCAATTTGAACCGGATTTTGACAGTATTGCGGGCGACACTGCTTTTGGTCCGCGCTGGAACAACATCCAGCAATTGTCCCAAAGCAATGACCGTGTGCTGGTTCACGTGAAATTGGGAGAACGCTATGCGGAGGATTTTTCGGCATACGGTTATCACCCGGCTCTGCTCGATACAGGATTGAATGCAGTCACGATGTTTATTTTACGTGATTTGTATCTTCCGTTTTCCTTCAAGAAATTCACGTTCTATGACAACATGCCAGGTTCCTTTTACAGCTATTTAGTGAAAAGAGCAGCCGGGGGAGATAACAAGGAGACTATTTCCTACGACATCAGCCTGATAGATGAGCAAGGGAACGTGTTCGCGGAAGTTGAGAACTACACCTTGAAAAAAGTGCCCGCAGCAATGGTCACCAAGGATCTGTTCCACCAGCTTCATTGGGTGAAGGAGCCACGGACGGCAGCTGGAAGAAACATGGCAGACGGCACTGTCCTTCTGTTTGGAGACGAAAGAGGACGATCCGCCGAATTGATCCGGCTGCTTGCGGCAAGGGGCGCAGAGGTGATTCGGGTCCGTCACGGTGAGGCGTATAGCCGGGAACAGGACTCCAGCTACACGGTCGGCAATGAGGAAGGTGATTATCAACGCTTGTTCGCTGATCTGCAGGACCGGAAAGTCAGCAGAATCATTCATAGCTATGCTCTGGATGCGGGAGGTGAAACCTCCGGACCCGGCCATCTGCAAGTACTTCAGGCGAAGAGCATCCAAAGTCTGTTCTATATAGTGAAGTCGCTGGTCCAAGCCAAATACAAGCAGGCGATTGATCTGGTGCTGTTAGGGCAGTATGGCTTTGAGATTACCGGGCATGAGGAAGCGCTTGAACCTTGTCAGACCGCCTTTTTCAATCTCGGGAAGGCCGTGGCGGCAGAGTATCCGAATATGAGCTGCCGCAGTATTGACCTGGACGATCAGACAGCATGGGCAGCCATACTGGATGAAATAGAGGATGGACAGAATGTCTATCAAGTTGCCTATAGGGCAAATGAACGGTATGTTCAGGAGTTTGGCCGTTATTCAGGGGAACCGGTACAGTCCGGACAGCCGCCAGAGCTTCAAGAAGGCGGTTTGTATCTGATTACTGGCGGAACCGGCGGGATCGGGCTGGAAATCGCCAGGTATTTGTCCTCCCTGAACAAGATTTGCCTGGGTCTGTTAAGCCGCAGCGGGCAGAACGGAAATGACGGGAAGCGAAGCCGGAGAATGGAGATTCTGGAGGAGATCGAACGCTCGGGAAGCCGGGTGATGGTGTGTCCATGCGATGTCACAGATGAGCAGGAGCTTGCTGCCGGTCTGGATAAGCTGAGGGAAGCCTTCGGTCCGGTCAAGGGAGTCATCCATGCGGCTGGACTGGCCGGCAGCGGATTTTTGTTTACCAAAACCTGGGCGGAATTCTGCAGGGTCACAAAACCCAAAATAGAAGGTACTTATCTGTTGCATAGCCTGATCAAGGAGCCTCTCGACTTTTTCATGCTGTTCTCTTCGGTTGCAACACTGGAAGGAAGTCCGGGCCAGGGCGACTATATCGCGGGAAACGGCTATTTGGATGGATTTGCCCCCTATTTGCGCAGACAAGGGATTCGCGGAACCACGCTGAACTGGGCAGTCTGGGAAGAGGTTGGCATGGCTGTAGACTACGGTGCGGTAACGGGCAGCGGCATCTGCAAGCCGTTAAAAACGCATGAGGCGATAGCCGCTTTTGGACAAGCGATAGCCATGGACTGCAGCCAGGTGATGATCGGTTCACTCAACCTGGATATGCTTGCAGCCGTGCAGGAAAGCTCCTTATTAAGGATAGAGGATGGACTGATCCGCAGGCTGGGCGTCCCCAAGCAGACTGTCCATGACACCTTCCCGTTTACCATCACGGGCCGTGCCGACGGGAATTATGATGAAATCGAACAAGCCGTCTCACGAATCTGGGCAGAAACGATGCATTTGCCGTCTGTGAATATCTACAGCAGCTTTCTGGATGTTGGCGGGGACTCTCTGATCGCAACCCAACTGCTCAGAAAGCTGGAAATCGAGTTTCCGGGCATCCTCGACTTGCCGGATTTGTTCACGTATTCTTCGGTAGCCGAGCTGTCCGGCTATATTAAGCAGCAGCGTGGCCGGCAGCAAGTGAAACCTGCCGAATCCGCAGCCGCAAATCCGGGTCCTCCTTCCGGGGATTCGCTTGATGTGCAGCTGCAATCGATTATGGACAAGCTTACTTCCGATGAACGAACCGTAGAAGATTTGGTGGAGCTTTTATCCCAACGGAGGAATCGTATTGATGAGTAACATCGATCTGTTAAATGCCGAAATTCTGGAGAGCGTCAAGGCCAACCGTCTGGACCAAAAGCTCGCGCTGAAAATTCTGCACCAATTAAACAGCGGCCCGGCGGAAGCGGAGAACCGTACAGCCGATGATATCGCCATCATTGGCATCGCCTGCCGCTTTCCTTTTGCCGACACGCTTGAGGAGTACTGGGACAACCTGCTTAACGGAATCAATGGCATCACGGATTTTCCGCTGAAGAGACGTAAGGATATCGATCCTTTATTGCGAAAAGTGATGGAGACGCCCGTATACGGCAAAGGAAGCTATCTGGAAGAAGTTGATTCGTTCGATGCTGAATATTTTCGCCTGTCCCCAAGGAAGCCGAGTTCATGGACCCGCATCAGCGCCTGATGCTGGAGGTTGCCGCTGAAGCGATTGAAGATGCCGGATATATGGGTGAAAAAATATACGGGACACAAACAGGAGTATTCATTGGAAGGGACCACCACTCTTCCGGACTGTATCAGCAATTCATCGACTCTTCCAACGAGTTGGCTATGACCGGCAATCTTCCCAGTTTTATTTCAGGAAGGATTGCCTTTTTCTTTAATTTGACCGGCCCCAATCAGGTCATTGATACCGCATGCTCCTCCGGATTAGTTGCCCTGCACCAGGGCTGTGAATCACTTAGGCATAAGGAATGTACAATGGCCATTGTCGGCGGAATCAGTCTCAACCTGCTGCCGCTTGCCAACTCTTCGTTCAAAATTGTGGAAAACAATGACGGCAAGGTGCGCCCCTTCGATAAAAATGCTACGGGAACGACTTGGGGAGAAGGGCTGTCTGCCATCATGATCAAGCCGTTGCGCGAAGCGCTCAAAGACAAGGACCGGATCTACTCAGTGGTCAAAGGCAGCGGGGTGAACAGCGATGGAGCATCCAACTACATTACAGCTCCCAATCCGGAAGCTCAGGAGCGGCTGCTGATTGATGTATGGACTAAGGCCGGAGTACATCCGGAAACCATTTCTTACATCGAAACCCACGGGACAGGAACTGTGATTGGAGACCCTATCGAAGTGAAGGCGATGAAGCAGGCCTTTGATCAATATACGAATAAAAAACAATTTTGCGGACTTGGGTCTGTAAAGTCCAATATCGGTCATCTCGTGGGTGCTTCGGGAATGGCCTCCCTTATCAAGGTCATCCTGTCCATGAAGCACCGGCAGCTGGTTCCCACGATCCACTTTGAAGAGCCGAATCCATATATTCCATTCTCCCAGTCGCCATTCTATATGGTGGACAAGCCGCTTGCCTGGGAAGCTGCCCAGGGGCCGCGGCGCGCGGGCATCAGTTCTTTTGGTTTTAGCGGCATGAACTGTCATGTGCTTCTGGAGGAATGGCAGCAGGAAGATCAGCAGACGGTGCGGGCGGAACCGGAGCAACCGCGGATTTTTCCCGTATCTGCAAAGACGAAGTCCGGTTTGCTGGAGTTATTGCAAAGGTATTCTCAATTTCTGCAAACCCATCAGCACGCGGATTTTCAGAATCTCGTCTATACGGCCCAGCTTGGCCGCGAGCATTTCGCCCACCGGCTGGCCATTATCGCCAAGGATGCCTCTGAGTTATGGCGGGCAATCGCTGCGGTCCTTCTGAACGATGTGGAACAGCTTCCTGAATCCATCGGGTATTACGGGTATTTCCCCATCAGGCAAAAGGCGAAAAATAATATGGCTCAGCAGGACCTGTCGGAGGCCAAAACGAGGGCCGCCTATGACAAAGCCCACCGGCTGGTCCGGCAAATCGCTGAAAACCCTGCACAGGCTGCCGAGGACTCTCTTGAAGAGCTGGCTCAATTATATGTCCAGGGCACGCGCGTCGACTGGAACGCACTATGGACCGGACAAGCCGTACAGACTGTCCGGCTCCCGGTCTATCCTTTTACCAAAACAAGGCACTGGCCGGCACCTGCGCCAAATGAAGGAGCAATCCCGGGTGTTCCGGGGCCGCTTCTGGGCGAGTGTACCGTCAAAACAGCGGGAATGCGGATATACGCCGCGACGCTGTCCGGCAAAGAGCATTGGCTTCTGCAAGAGCAC encodes the following:
- a CDS encoding SDR family NAD(P)-dependent oxidoreductase, giving the protein MKNKPLFNQIQLDLEEELPLSCESAESEEALRKDIAVIGLAGKMPEAHNAREYWTNITLGRDSIRQIPLSRKQDYEEVMSALLKKDCQKDQAAYAESGYLDRIDGFDCEYFSISPKEAKLMDPNQRLFLQCCVEAMEDAGYGKGKLGGTPTGVFLGYSSDFGGEYKHLLSGESAELADLAMTGNIKSIIPARLAYWLDVHGPSMLVDTACSSSLVAVHLACQSIRRGECGMAFAGGVKVQLQPFEQSSTGIGIVSSGFRTRTFDQNADGTGLGEGAGVVLLKDARQAIQDGDHIYALIKGSAVNQDGQSIGITAPNSKAQEELIIRAWKDAEVHPETISLIEAHGTATRLGDPVEIDGITRAFDRYTRKKQFCAIGSIKTNIGHLDHAAGISGLLKCILALQHETLPPTIHFQSPNPNISFPDSPVYVNDAVRAWESGEHPRRCGINSFGLSGTNCHMILEQYKETAAVERAGNRSADRWNMLTLSAKNSDVLRRLVSEYHQFINQSEAVDLDNLCYTANAGRDHHVHKAAIVFRNRMDLLEKLQSLKQAGAEKISMEHVYVRLGHEQANAKIPGSSPDIQGIVQKMRAAVDQHRGSLLQQLAQLYVQGEAIPWQSLYADGRYQLISLPAYPFQETRCWIEPKAYMPKTGPLAGQCLVRSNGVEIYEARFSCDTHWVVAEHKIMDHYVLPGTAYLELAAQILKQTVPEQGGLIMENFMFLQPLQMKEHEQKSVHIVLTKQKSGTDVMVTSLSGELPDEWVVHCKGKVSILHREEPKRRIALPEVLQESKRQSVAGYKPGAEAPVQTGPHWECMKEIYVEPDRIAAFFELPAPFAAEVHAYTMHPSLLDCAVNIPISQIRDGLFLPFAYKRIKFYGSMPHRFYSMLQMKNNQTTELQETVSFDIVLFDEAGDVFAEIEEYSLKRVHIEAFSSAPVLPKGMFHRLGWERSPLHEREQAEGSMPLTLVFAGQDPLSHRFLAALQERDIPFISVVMGERFNKQDDHHYRISGSQQDFDRLCGEIQTRGVQRILHCFSWSPSPSLSGSDVEQEMNKGLFSLFYLTKSLVAHNIREKIDLVLIADSAYQVTQNEPSLNPMHSAFYHLGKVVSSEYAHLRCRCIDLDPETEVTALLAELDNLPDHYVTAYRKGERYGQRMMELPLSNPLPQELILSGSGCYLITGGTGGLGLSTAAHLAHKKPVNLVLVSRSGFPDEAEWEEILQEGEAHEVIRRIKILQQIQKNGSTYTFYRADISRRTELENVLQDVRSRFGSINGVVHAAGVAGDQFLFNREEQRFREVIQSKIAGSIYLAELITEPLEFFVCYSSVSSLEGTPGQGDYVAANGFLDSFVYSLPANQNGITLNWAPWAEIGMAYDYGTFNQELIFNLLPTRVAMSAFDAALASGEKQVVIGTINKENAVKNFRSSFFYEGNNLLMNYVEPQLVVQTAPSAKASAGLPEGRTSNRSLQSIKELIRQLWVTLLESESIGLDDAFTSIGGNSIFAVYLLQELEKAFPGMLGISDIFTYPTINKMAEYVYSRMEQAQPSSSAKANPSQEEEDHNLDQILHRLANGELDVDEVERLLGEDE
- a CDS encoding SDR family NAD(P)-dependent oxidoreductase; this translates as MKETKKYIYQQIKDQQLSVDKSKVILKEIKQAGVKKQHKDIAVIGMAGRFPGASNVDEYWNNLLNEVDCIGDFPEGRQKGVEGFIQKSVPGSLQKITYEKGGYLEQIDQFDSGYFKISNKESEMMDPIQRLLLTTVMESIEDAGYGGSRMVSTRTGVFIGRDHTVGNMYTHLLDQTDELALTGSYTGILSSRISYFLDLKGPSIVLDSACSSGLLAIHDACQAIRNNECDMAIAGGVCLVFFPMKNPAFGLVESKLQLLKPFDKQADGTLWGEGIGSLLLKPLDKAIEDRDPIHAVIKGSAVNNDGRSNGLTAPNALAQEELFTQAWINAEIAPETIGFYEAHGTGTVLGDPIEVQSLSNAFRKYTSKKQFCGIGSVKSNIGHLAAASGIASVMKAILSLKHQKLVSTLHFDDPNPFIDFVGSPVYMVNKLQEWKRAQEDIPLRAGISSFGFSGTNLHLVLEEAPVSPKHAPASCPYHIFTVSAKEKTVLAEWVSRYLQHMQRAGDMELADLCYTAATGRGHYAYRLALIVQDIQELQEKLYRIIQEHPIAGHTGDGIYYGEFKIVPESKKDKSTGEITESGLNLLHEQARAALMAYSGQDIQAVSDICGLYVQGAEIDWEVWYQPGGYQRIPLPVYPFQKTSFWPQADHSPRIRTLLSPSSEGLPGRKVLETYQQSVYEVELRVEEQWLLREHLMMGFHIVPAAGLIEWARQTGRSHVGDLAFSLQDFRFINPLIVGEREGYQVHTLVEKQDSQFRLQIASRAIPGNAGSNNEWSLNAEGKIAPFKHAGAARVDIQQLLENNEWEQFEPDFDSIAGDTAFGPRWNNIQQLSQSNDRVLVHVKLGERYAEDFSAYGYHPALLDTGLNAVTMFILRDLYLPFSFKKFTFYDNMPGSFYSYLVKRAAGGDNKETISYDISLIDEQGNVFAEVENYTLKKVPAAMVTKDLFHQLHWVKEPRTAAGRNMADGTVLLFGDERGRSAELIRLLAARGAEVIRVRHGEAYSREQDSSYTVGNEEGDYQRLFADLQDRKVSRIIHSYALDAGGETSGPGHLQVLQAKSIQSLFYIVKSLVQAKYKQAIDLVLLGQYGFEITGHEEALEPCQTAFFNLGKAVAAEYPNMSCRSIDLDDQTAWAAILDEIEDGQNVYQVAYRANERYVQEFGRYSGEPVQSGQPPELQEGGLYLITGGTGGIGLEIARYLSSLNKICLGLLSRSGQNGNDGKRSRRMEILEEIERSGSRVMVCPCDVTDEQELAAGLDKLREAFGPVKGVIHAAGLAGSGFLFTKTWAEFCRVTKPKIEGTYLLHSLIKEPLDFFMLFSSVATLEGSPGQGDYIAGNGYLDGFAPYLRRQGIRGTTLNWAVWEEVGMAVDYGAVTGSGICKPLKTHEAIAAFGQAIAMDCSQVMIGSLNLDMLAAVQESSLLRIEDGLIRRLGVPKQTVHDTFPFTITGRADGNYDEIEQAVSRIWAETMHLPSVNIYSSFLDVGGDSLIATQLLRKLEIEFPGILDLPDLFTYSSVAELSGYIKQQRGRQQVKPAESAAANPGPPSGDSLDVQLQSIMDKLTSDERTVEDLVELLSQRRNRIDE